In a genomic window of Rhopalosiphum maidis isolate BTI-1 chromosome 4, ASM367621v3, whole genome shotgun sequence:
- the LOC113548948 gene encoding uncharacterized protein LOC113548948 — MGCGPSHFGISYSRKTKKKKNKHKESDDEKSEGSAYENHVEEQIQLTSTPSVNNLCDMSEMDDSSPLHQRMSGPQSSTSLFVNPQLSSSQLNFFRMLDEKIEMGADYTQTIEEQRLEKIHRTHALLMEWERARIRNSPKPCSNSRSRFLRNPRQPHFRVSHSVVQFDQEQGAFHTELI; from the exons atgggcTGTGGTCCTAGTCATTTTGGAATCTCATATTCCAGAAAgaccaaaaagaaaaaaaacaagcaCAAAGAATCTG atgATGAAAAAAGTGAGGGCAGTGCTTatgaaaatcatgttgaagaaCAAATACAGCTGACAAGTACACCGTctgtaaacaatttatgtgACATGTCTGAAATGGATGATTCAAGTCCACTACATCAACGTATGTCAGGTCCACAGTCTTCCACTTCGTTATTTGTCAATCC ACAATTATCTTCTAGTCAACTCAATTTCTTTAGAATGTTAgatgaaaaaatagaaatg GGCGCAGATTATACGCAAACTATTGAAGAACAACGTTTGGAAAAAATTCATCGTACACATGCATTATTAATGGAATGGGAACGAGCACGAATACGCAATTCACCAAAACCTTGCTCAAACTCAAGATCCCGTTTTTTACGTAACCCGCGACAGCCACATTTTCGAGTTTCCCATTCAGTTGTTCAATTTGACCAAGAACAAGGTGCTTTCCATACTGAACTCATATGA
- the LOC113561096 gene encoding uncharacterized protein LOC113561096, whose product MPAYSLIELKLRRYFYLGHEYCIYVPPAIRTSFSDPKHHDDVTGVRIIGKIVKKNKAEEINSIVPIILKIKKEDKLLDDRLLIFALAVCAKFNLKSCIKMVTDAYEAITKICTDGLKLLMFVKFCTIANKILFDQGFLTNTSNSHGRGFTKAMTKWYLNRDPLLTTEHIVRNKRYDGWSHRDVMKLIHIHSDEPCRIMYIVYTLSGIEKVEKLFGSKMKDVCIENSDETFENKQMKFIYNFLNQVEGIKRMDVCSLRYEIELNRWGHEPEVIPREMQRNPTILTSLVMNLPLKTILENTFFFAKNRLFCNSSSEVGLWEYILRFNNTTLLKKSQIHPIESFIEYVKYSRTAINILKLQNNIMKKKENSVTELIDDKLKISIELQKASDNEEVIIQSNVENEDELLSEETQTQNQNDQKWNSALSDKNTKNQKSTINLKKSKKFSTKGEKEQSKHDQKSLAETSYQENQGEQQQVQLVDSIHHLSTLNINSRQINPGSTEETGEDVIQSKDNDVNQNKPSFLFLIKPLPKIVDKLTTFLSEDLLKKTCELLNPSGLQIMIVYDSRLCMKKKMCVCSRMLSVHEAITLITLSLIYPEKLENKPTVYSLNSSPATSKEIEIDYNQPLTFAYLESILFKTPDDGSDLVDSDKKVISEIYPQAAFKWAREHKKKFDVFVIMGTNKMNLRLFKKIIKGYQTHFKNPVKVIIFCLNGKHHEQINLGRGNTLFIIGFDKNVGKLINSFIKGYF is encoded by the exons ATGCCTGCATATTCTTTAATTGAACTTAAGTTACGACGATACTTTTACTTGGGAcatgaatattgtatatatgttcCTCCTGCAATTAGAACTTCATTTTCGGATCCAAAGCATCATGATGATGTTACTGGTGTAAGGATAATtggaaaaattgttaaaaaaaataaagctgaagaaattaattcaatagttccaataattttaaag attaaaaaagaAGATAAACTTCTTGATGATCGGCTTCTGATTTTTGCATTGGCTGTATgtgctaaatttaatttgaaatcatgtataaaaatgGTTACTGATGCTTATGAAGCaatcacaaaaatatgtacagaTGGATTAAAGCTATTgatgtttgttaaattttgcACAATAGCTAATAAAATCCTTTTTGATCagg GTTTCTTAACCAATACGTCTAATAGTCATGGTCGTGGTTTTACCAAAGCTATGACtaaatggtatttaaataGAGATCCATTATTAACTACAGAACATATAGTAAGAAATAAACGTTATGATGGTTGGAGTCATAGAGATGTGATGAAACTTATTCATATTCATTCTGACGAAccgt gtcgtattatgtatattgtctaTACTTTGAGTGGTAttgaaaaagttgaaaaattatttggatCTAAAATGAAAGACGTCTGTATTGAAAATAGTGatgaaacatttgaaaataaacaaatgaaatttatttacaactttttaaatCAAGTAGAAGGCATAAAACGAATGGATGTTTGTTCATTACGGTatgaaattgaattaaatagatGGGGTCATGAACCCGAAGTTATACCACGAGAAATGCAAAGAAATCCCACT attttaacttCACTTGTTATGAATTTGCCATTGAAGACCATTTTGGAGAACACATTCTTTTTTGCTAAAAACAGATTATTTTGCAATTCATCATCTGAAGTAGGGCTTTGGGAATATATTTTACGCTTCAACAATacaactttattaaaaaaatcacaaatacACCCAATTGAATCATTTATTGAGTATGTTAAATATTCTAGAACAGCcat aaatatcttgaaattgcaaaataatattatgaaaaagaaagaaaactCTGTAACCGAATTAATTGatgataagttaaaaatatcaatagagTTACAAAAAGCATCAGATAATGAAGAAGTAATTATTCAATCAAATGTAGAAAATGAAGATGAATTATTAAGTGAAGAAACACAAACTCAAAATCAGAATGATCAAAAATGGAATTCAGCTTTAAGtgataaaaacacaaaaaatcaaaaatctacaataaatttaaaaaaatcaaaaaagtttTCAACTAAAGGTGAAAAGGAACAATCAAAACATGATCAAAAATCATTAGCTGAAACTTCATATCAAGAAAATCAAGGAGAACAACAACAAGTTCAATTAGTTGACAGTATCCATCACTTATCaactttaaatatcaatagtcGACAAATTAATCCTGGATCAACAGAAGAAACAGGAGAGGATGTAATTCAGTCAAAAGATAATGATGTCAACCAAAACAAAccaagttttttgtttttaataaaacctcTACCAAAAATAGTAGACAAGTTAACAACATTTCTATCTGAAgatcttttgaaaaaaacttgcgaa ctcTTAAATCCTTCAGGTCTTCAAATAATGATTGTATATGACAGTCgattatgtatgaaaaaaaaaatgtgtgtatgTTCACGAATGCTTAGTGTACATGAagctattacattaataacacTGTCTTTAATTTACCcagaaaaattagaaaataaaccaactgtatatagtttaaattcaaGTCCAGCTACATCTAAGGAGATTGAAATTGATTATAACCAACCTTTGACTTTTGCCTATTTAGAATCCATATTATTTaag aCACCTGATGATGGTTCAGATTTGGTTGATTctgataaaaaagttatttctgAAATTTATCCTCAAGCTGCATTTAAATGGGCTagagaacataaaaaaaaatttgatgtgTTTGTAATTATGGGAACTAACAAAATGAATTTaagactttttaaaaaaattataaaaggataccaaacacattttaaaaacccagtaaa agttattatattttgtctaaaTGGAAAACATCATGAACAAATAAATCTAGGTCGAGGAAatacgttatttattattggttttgataaaaatgttggtAAACTAATTAATTCCTTTATAAagggatatttttaa